CTTCCCATGGGACTGGGAGCCCTTGAATGTGGTCCCGATGAGCACCTTTTTGAGCTTTGCCGGGTCGAGGTCACGAAAGACGCGGGCCTTCGGGTGGAGATGTACTTTCCTGACCGATTCGTCCAAACCGGGGTTCCATCGCTTGCGGTAATATTCAACTTCGGCCAGTTCAGGCATTGTCCCTTAGAAGGACCACAAGTGGGGAACAAGCGCAACCGTCCCAAGGAAATAGCAGATATTGAGCGGTAGCCCAATTTTCAGGAAGTCGGCAAAGCGGTATCCCCCGACTGAATAGACATAGGTATTGGTCTGGTATCCGATGGGTGTGGAAAAGCTGGCCGAGCTGGCGACACAGGCCGCGATGACGAAGGGCCTCGGGTCGACCCCGAGGGCAATTCCGAGGTTAAGGGCGATCGGAACCATCAAGACAATTGTGGCATTATTCGAGAGGACCTCAGTCAGAATGGAAGTCGTCAGGTAAAGGCAGGCAAGGATCAGGAGAAGATGCATTCCGTCGGAGAGCCCGAAGTGCGGAATATTGGCAATCGCACTGGCAATGTGACCTGACGCGCCGGAAGTCTGCATGCCGGTTCCAAGGGCAAGCATTCCATAAATCAGGATGAGGATTCCCCAGTCGACAGCCGCATAGGCTTCCTTGGGGCGAAGAACCCCGGAGGCAAGGACAACGGCGGTTCCCAGAATGGCGGCAGCCGTAATCGGCATGATGTTGAAGGAGACAAGGCCGACCACGCTGATCATGGTCAGGAGCACGATTGGGGCTTTTTTGCTGAAGTCCTTGGAGGGCGTGTGAGGCATGTCTAGGAGAAGGATATCATCTCCCCGGCGGATTTGCTCTCGAGCGGAATCGGTGCCCATCATGAGAATGGTATCGCCCTCCTCAAGGGGGAGGGAATCGATCCGGTCGCGCATGTTGATTCCCCGGCGATGGATCGCGAGGATGATCATACGGAAGCGTTGGCGGAAATTCAGCTCGGAGATGGTGCGGCCAACAATTGTGGAACGTGGGCCGATCACCCCTTCCACGATAGAGCCTTCATGCGCGGAAATGGTCTCCAGTCCCTCCCGCTCCTCCGCAGCCAACTTAAGCCCCGCGACGGAACGGGCCTGGACAAATCCGCTGGGCCGGCAGGCCAGAACGAGCCGATCACCGGCCTGGAGCTCAGCCATGAAGATGTTCCCGCTGACCGCGACCCCGTTCCGGATGATTTCCAGAAGGCGCAACCCTTTGGCTTTTTGTAAGTCACTGCCCTTGAAAGTATTACCAATTAGCGGGCTGTTGACGCGGACAAACGCCTCAGTGAAGTACTCCTTCCTTTCCTCATCGCTGAGAATCGAGGTCAGGGATTCACGAACTGGTAGGCGCTGCTTGGCAAACAGGAGAAGATAGAGCGTGCCGATGGCCATCAGGGGGACGCCGACCCTAGAGAGCTCAAACATGGATAGAGGCGGGAAATCCGCTTTTTGGAGGAGTCCACTGGCCAGGATATTGGTACTGGTTCCGACAAGGGTACAAACTCCCCCGAAGATGGAGGCATAACTCAGGGGAATGAGCAGCTTGGAGGCAGGGGTCTTGATCTTCTTGGAGAGAGTCAGAATGACCGGAAGGAAGATCACGACAACTGGCGTGTTGTTGATGAACGCGGAAATCAGCGCCACAAGTAGGATCATGCAGAGAAGCAGCCCGTGGTACCCGAGTTTCGTTAGATGCTCGAGAAAACGGGCCAGCTCGTCGATCAAGCCGCAGCGTTCAAGCGCGGCGCTCAGTATGAAAAGGGCGGCAATAGCCAGTGGGGCGGGATTGGAAAAGACTGAAAGGAGCTGTTCAAGGCTGGGAAGGGTCCTGTTGAAGGGAAGGAAGGAAGCAACTATCAGTGCGCCAAAGACCAGAATTGCCGTCAGGTCGGTGGGAATCCGTTCCCAGACAAAACTGGCAAGCGCGGCGGCGAGCAACAGGCAGATAAAAATGATTTCCCAAGAGACCAGCATCTTCTCAACAGGGTATTGAAATTTGCCACAGAGCAAAGGAAAAATGCTTTCCTGGGCATTTGCTGGGCATTGTGTTTGACAGCCTAAATGGCGACCAATGGTATGCCTTCGACCTCAATTTTAATCAGGAATTCCGTGAATAACCGAAAAATAAAGATTGGATGGCTGTTGCTGACCGGCGGGCTACTCGGATTGGGTGCCCACATCTCGGCACAGTCCCCCGGCTATATCCCACCCCCGCCTCCAACCAAGAACGTCAAATTCGAGTTGCGGGTAAAATATCTGGTTGCCCCGGATATCGCCTTCAAGGGCCTTGGCTCAGTTCCTTCGGAATACGAACTTGAGGGCTCCAACAATATCCTGCTCGGGACCGAGCGGTTCATTGACTATGACGATGGGTTCCTGCGTCAGGATTATATTTCGACAACCCTTGTGGCGGGTGGACTCGACGGCTCCGAGAGCGTTCCGTCAACCAATACGGATGCCACTTCGAATTTTAGCTACTCTGACCCCAATCAGGTGGTTCCAAACGATCCCACTGCCCTCCTTTTTCATCGTTACTCCTCGACCGGCGATCCGGACGTGGAGTTTGCGGGGGCGAGTGATGGGGCCTTCGGATGGGAACTCAATTACACGAAGTACATCAACCGGAAGCGAAACCTCGGCATACAAGTCGGTTTTAGCTTCAATGGCTTTGATTCCGGGTTCAACAAGAGCATTGATGCCGATCTCTACATCCAGGAGTTCAGGCATAACATGGCCAATGGGGCCAATGTGCCGGACTTGCCCGATCCGGTTGAAAATGATGACGGTACTTTCACTCAAAATCCCTACACGGGTGATATCGAGCGCGAGGATGTTGCCTCCGGCAACTTGCTTGAGTGGATTGCCAGTGAAGAGACTGAAGAGCTTATTGCTGACGGTGCGGTTGTCGACTCGAAGGCGGACCTTCGCTCAAGTGTCTATAATTTCCGGGCTGGTCCAACATACAACTTGTCACTTGGACAATCATTTGCCTTCAGCGTCGGTCTTGGCGTGAGCGCAATCTACTATTCCGGTGAATTCTCCGCTTATGAGATTCTCCAAAACCCCGCCGAGGGGATAAATCCGAGCCGTGGACTGACCACAACCGACGACAGCGAATGGCAGGTTGGCGGTTATGTCGATGCCAGCGCCTATTTTAACGTCTCCGAAAGGGTCAGCTTGTTCAGTGGTCTGCAGGTGCAGAGTGGAAGCTCATACACACAGCAAAACGAAGAACGGGAAGTAAGTGTGGATTTTAGCTCACAGGTCTATGTCCATGCCGGTCTCGGTATTCGTTTCTAATCCCG
This region of Oceanipulchritudo coccoides genomic DNA includes:
- a CDS encoding SLC13 family permease, giving the protein MLVSWEIIFICLLLAAALASFVWERIPTDLTAILVFGALIVASFLPFNRTLPSLEQLLSVFSNPAPLAIAALFILSAALERCGLIDELARFLEHLTKLGYHGLLLCMILLVALISAFINNTPVVVIFLPVILTLSKKIKTPASKLLIPLSYASIFGGVCTLVGTSTNILASGLLQKADFPPLSMFELSRVGVPLMAIGTLYLLLFAKQRLPVRESLTSILSDEERKEYFTEAFVRVNSPLIGNTFKGSDLQKAKGLRLLEIIRNGVAVSGNIFMAELQAGDRLVLACRPSGFVQARSVAGLKLAAEEREGLETISAHEGSIVEGVIGPRSTIVGRTISELNFRQRFRMIILAIHRRGINMRDRIDSLPLEEGDTILMMGTDSAREQIRRGDDILLLDMPHTPSKDFSKKAPIVLLTMISVVGLVSFNIMPITAAAILGTAVVLASGVLRPKEAYAAVDWGILILIYGMLALGTGMQTSGASGHIASAIANIPHFGLSDGMHLLLILACLYLTTSILTEVLSNNATIVLMVPIALNLGIALGVDPRPFVIAACVASSASFSTPIGYQTNTYVYSVGGYRFADFLKIGLPLNICYFLGTVALVPHLWSF